CACGGAAATCGGAGAATCCCGCTTCTCCCATCAGCTGATCGGCCAGTCGGACAAAAGTTTTAAAAATAAGGCTGAATCGGGAATTTCAAAAAAATACTTCCTTATTCTTGGAACCGCCGTTTTAAAGAATATCCTTGCTGAATACGAAGGCCCGCTGCTTTCATTTCAACGGATTCCAAAAGTCATCAATTCTGCATCGCTCAATATCTTTAACCTTTATCATGATCTCATCTTCGATCAGTATAAGAGCGAAAACTTCCTTTTTTTATCCGTATTGGACAACTATTTTACATTGATGGTTTTCGAAAAGAAAATTCTACAATATATTCGGACCGTCGGATTGCGGAGCTCCGAAGACGGTATGGAAGGAAAGATTGATGAGAACAACCAGCTCAAAATCGTCAATGAAATTGAAACCGCCTTGCAGTATCATTATCGAGACGCAGAGTTAATTTCCGAAGTTCAACTTTATATGACCGGTCTTCGGGAAATTCCGAATTCGGTTTTGGACGCCGCCGGGCGGCACCATTTAAAAGTCTTATTATTGACGCCGCGGCTCTTTCCCGGGTTGGATAGAAATGAACTGATTAGAAATGGGGATATGTTTCAGCTCTCTCCGGCCATTGCCGCTGCGGCAGGAGCAATCATTTGAAGTTTACGACCAATTTTTCAGAATTTCCCAACCGTTCAAAGCAAGTGTCGAAATGGGTTCTCGCAGTCCTGGCTCTGGTCACGGTCGGCTTCCTCTACTATTCCTATCGGCTATCGGAATGGAACCGGTTTGAGACGAACCACCTTCAGGCCAGCATCGATCGTCTACAACTTTTAATTGAAAAAGAAAAGAGTGGAGAAAAAGGGACCTCCGATGCCAAGAAACTCGACCAGAAAGTGGCATTGGTCAATGAAATTATCATAAAAAAGTCATTTTCTTGGACAGGGTTTCTAAATAGCCTTGAGAAAGCGACACCGAAAGACATCTCCATTAAGAAAATCGAACCGCATTTTAATGATTTTTCGGTTAACCTGTCGGGCGAGGCGTTGACTTTGAAAGAACTTACTAATCTGATTCTTTCCCTGGAGCGGAAGCCGCAATTCAGCAATGTCTTTCTATTAGATCAAAAACAGACGATCAACAACCGGACCGACTTTTTGATTCACCTGAATTATAAAGAAAAAGATAAAATATGAATTTGTTTAATCGTTTTGAAATGTATAAGAGAGAAGCCGTTGTCGCAATTATATTGATTGGGATCATATTTTTTTCCTTCTTTTTCTTTTTGCAGGCTTCAAAACAATCTCTTGAAAATAAGGAAGTACAATGGAAAGAGACGCGGAAACAGATGGATGCTGTTCTGCGGAGAAAAAAGGTGGAACGGGACCTCGACCAATTTGTCAATCTGCTTGAAGATCAGCAGAATTATGCGGACGTGATTAATCGGCCGATGGTCATCGCCAAAAAATATCATCTGACGGTTCCTTCGGTTATTTATCAGAAAGAGAAAGTGGAACAAGAATTCCTGCGGGTTTCTTTTGCTTTCTCGGTTATTGGCAAATACGAATCGATTCGGGAATTTATTGCGGATATTGAATCAGCTAAATCCCTCTATGTGATTGAAGATATGAATCTTGGTAAATCGAGCAAGGAGGGGAGCCTGCTTGAACTTCAATTGAAAATGATCACGTTGTTAAAAACAAATAAAATATGACACAGACTCGAAAAACGCTGGCACTCCTGT
The genomic region above belongs to Nitrospirota bacterium and contains:
- a CDS encoding PilN domain-containing protein, with the protein product MKFTTNFSEFPNRSKQVSKWVLAVLALVTVGFLYYSYRLSEWNRFETNHLQASIDRLQLLIEKEKSGEKGTSDAKKLDQKVALVNEIIIKKSFSWTGFLNSLEKATPKDISIKKIEPHFNDFSVNLSGEALTLKELTNLILSLERKPQFSNVFLLDQKQTINNRTDFLIHLNYKEKDKI
- the pilO gene encoding type 4a pilus biogenesis protein PilO, yielding MNLFNRFEMYKREAVVAIILIGIIFFSFFFFLQASKQSLENKEVQWKETRKQMDAVLRRKKVERDLDQFVNLLEDQQNYADVINRPMVIAKKYHLTVPSVIYQKEKVEQEFLRVSFAFSVIGKYESIREFIADIESAKSLYVIEDMNLGKSSKEGSLLELQLKMITLLKTNKI